A region of the Deltaproteobacteria bacterium genome:
TCATTTAAAACAGATCCACCAAGTATTGGCGATCCGGCTTCGCAAAATACGTAACCGAATTTATGAACCGCAGTACTTAGTCATTGCGTTCTGAATGGTTCGCATCTGCTATTTAACGTTTTATTTCATCATCTGGTTATCCAGTTGATACACCTATTTTGCTGTAGCTCGGTTGCATGCTTTACAGGATGGCCACCCTTTAGATGGTAGGTTATGTCTATTATCAATAGGGATGGGGGTTTCTTTCTTGCACAAGAGATAGAGATTATCATCTGTGACCTTTGCAATGTAATGGGTGTGCCCGAACATCTTATAAACATATTTATAAGGTTTTGATAAATCAATTATATGAAACATAGCTTTGGCAACTGTACTTAAAATATTGATCTGCTGTAATTTGAGAGAATTTTCAATTTCTTCGAGACGGTTATGTAGTGTATTTTCTAATGATTTTGCCCTTTGTCGGTTTTCTTCCGATTTACATGCTTCTAAATCTAATCTTCTTTTGCGCAGTTCATATTTCTTATTCAACTGCTCCTTGCGTAGCTCCTGCCATTTGCGGGAAATTTCCAGCTTTTTATTAATTACTTCTTTACGAAACTCCCATCTCTTTTTTTTCTCCACAAACATCTCATATTTTTTATTCAGCTGATCCTGGCGTAGCTCTCGCCATTTATGAGAATTTTCAAGCTTTTTATCGCCTAATTTTTTACGAAGTTCCCAATTCTTTTGTTTCTCTAAGAGAAATTCTTTTAAAAAATAAATCGCAATTTGCTTATAAAAATCCTTCGCGATAGATGTGTCCGATTCATTGTTATGCTCGAATTCTGTCGGGATTTTATACCTGTCTAATATATTTTCACCGTGTTCATCAAATTGGCTGATTTCCTTTTTATTGCGGAAATATTCTGTTATTTTTTTATTCTTGGCCTTTCTTATGGATCGATATAACTGATGCATGTCGTCCGGTTCAGTTTCAAGGAGATGAAGCCATACATCTTGGAAAGCATCACTATTTACAGGACAATGCTCACTTATTATTCTTGATATCTCTTCTACCTTCATATTTCCTCCATCATCAGCCATATGATCCGGATAGGCAGATTTTGTTTTAATCAAATAGATTGAACTATAAGATGGTATCTTGAAAAAGATAAATCAAAATTTTATATCAAAAGCCATTACAAGATTGCCATGCCGGCTGTCAATATGAACACAGTATGTCGAATAATTGTCGACATACTGTGCTGAATTATGCTATAAGTGTTCAACCAGGATGATCGAAAGAGTCAAAGGCAACGGAAATGTTTGAAGAACTACGAAGCAAGATAACAAGTGAAGAATTTGACTATCAAGCCCTTCTGAACAGCCTTTGGGAATATGACCGACCACGTGATAAGATCACGGATTTGCTGAGGCAGGGCGCTATTATACGTATAAAGAAGGGTATCTATGTTTTTGGAGAGAGATACAGACGGCAACCCTTTTCCAGAGAGGTCTTGGCAAACATGATCTACGGGCCTTCTTACATATCCCTCGATTATGCCTTGCATTACTATGGCCTGATTCCGGAACGCGTTGAGGCGGTGACGTCGGTAACCTGCAGCCGGGGCAGGCGTTTTTCCACCCCCATCGGTCTTTTCATTTACCGTGGTATTTCCATGAATGCCTATCAGATCGGCATTGATCAAGTGGTACTCGAGGGGGGGCGCACATTCTTGATTGCAGTCCCGGAAAAGGCTCTGTCCGACAAGATCCATGATGACCGGGGGACGGCTGTTCGAACCCAGACGGAAATGAGGGCATATCTGCTGGACAACCTGCGGATTGATCCCGAAAGGCTGGAAAAGCTAAACGCCGACATGCTCTCTCTGATCGCAGATCGTTACCGGTCCCGGAAGATACGGCTGCTAAGCGATCTGCTTCGTAAGTTGGGTGGGAGGAAGAACAATGAATGAAGTGATTGCCCGCATGCTCGACCGGTATGAGAGGAGAAGTGTGGAGGACTATGTGAGGGCCCTTCGGGAAATCCTGCAGGAGATTGCACTGCTCGGCCTCTGGAGGAGCAAGTTCTTCGAGAAGGCCGCATTTTACGGAGGCACGGCTCTCAGAATTCTTTACGGGATCGACCGATATTCGGAAGATCTGGATTTTTCGCTGCTCAAGCCAATGCCTGATTTCGATATTTCACGATATATAAGTGCTCTGGAGCGCGAGGTCCGGTCGTTTGGGTTCGAGGCAAGTGTGACGATCAGAAAGAAGAATGCAGAAAGCCCAGTGCAGTCAGCTTTTCTGAAAGCTGACACACTGAAGCACCTGTTAGTCATAGAAACAGCCGAAGATATTGCCAGGCAGATCCCCCGTGGGCAGGTCATGAAAATTAGAATCGAGGTCGATACTGACCCGCCAATGGGG
Encoded here:
- a CDS encoding nucleotidyl transferase AbiEii/AbiGii toxin family protein, which gives rise to MNEVIARMLDRYERRSVEDYVRALREILQEIALLGLWRSKFFEKAAFYGGTALRILYGIDRYSEDLDFSLLKPMPDFDISRYISALEREVRSFGFEASVTIRKKNAESPVQSAFLKADTLKHLLVIETAEDIARQIPRGQVMKIRIEVDTDPPMGFDTENKFLLQPIPFSVKTFVLSDLFAGKMHAVLCRRWKSRVKGRDWYDLVWYAAHHPQLHLDHLEQRMIQSRHMKEGDHLTKEKFFLLTSNAIDKLDINQVKKEVEPFVKNQDALQVWSKEFFRDVVKRIVLV